The nucleotide sequence TTCCTTATGCAGATGTGAAGAGCGCGCCGGATGGTGTTGACCCTGAAACCTATGTGATTGAGAAGCTTGAGCGCGATTTCGAATCACTTTTTAATCATCAAGTAACGCCTGAAGAAGTGGCTTGTATGATCGTAGAACCTGTTTTAGGTGAAGGCGGTTATATTGTTCCTCCAAGTGGTTGGTTGAAGAAAATTAGAGAAATATGTGACGAACATGGCATTCTCCTTATTTTTGATGAAGTGCAAACAGGTTTTGGTCGAACGGGAGAATGGTTTGCAGCCCAAACCTTTGGTGTGACTCCTGACATTATGGCAATTGCTAAAGGAATTGCGTCTGGACTTCCTTTAAGTGCTACTGTTGCTTCTAAAGAATTGATGAAACAATGGCCGCTTGGCAGTCATGGAACCACATTTGGCGGTAACCCTATCGCCTGTGAAGCCGCACTCGCAACGTTAGAGGTATTAAAAGAGGAACGCCTTGTAGAAAACGCCAAGAACATGGGAGCTTATGCTTATGAGAAACTTCTGAAGTTGAAGGACGATCATCCTGTGATCGGAAGCATCCGAGCAGTTGGTCTTATGATCGGCATCGAAATCGTTGACCCCAATACTCGCAAGCCTGATGGAAATGCTCTCATGACGATTTTGGACAAGTGTTTAGAAAAAGGCGTTCTTTTCTATCTATGCGGAAATCATGGAGAAGTCATTCGTATGATTCCTCCACTTACGGTCAGTTCAGAACAAATTGACCATGGACTTGCTATCCTTGAAGAATCTCTTTATGAATATCAAGCTGAACTTTCATCACAATTGAGCGAACAGTTCCAAAATGCTTAAATCTGCATCGCCTATTTTCTTAAATAAAAAGGAGGTTTTATACCATGCAAACACTTGATACGGTTATTATCCTATTATATTTTGCTGTATTGATTGGGGCGGGAATTATTGGTTCAACGAAAGCAAAAACATCTGAGGACTTTACACTTGCAGGAAGAAATCTCGGTATGTTCATGTATCTTGGCTGTTTGTCTGCCGTTATTCTAGGCGGTGCAGCAACGATTGGAACAACAAAGCTTGGGTATCAGTACGGAATATCCGGAATCTGGTTCGTATCGATGATTGGTTTAGGCATTATACTTCTTGGTACTATTTTTATTAAAAAGATTGATTCACTAAAAGTTACGACAATTAGTGAGTTATTAGGAAAACGATACAAATCGGAAACACGCCTTTTAAGTGCGATCGTTGCAGCCATCTACACCCTCATGATCGCGGTTACTCAAGTAATTGGGATGGGAACCATTATTAACGTTCTTTTAGGCTGGGGCATCACCACCTCCATGCTTGTTGGTGGCGGCATCGTACTGTTTTATACCATTCTTGGTGGAATGTGGAGTGTTACCGTTACAGACATTATTCAATTTGTTGTAATGACGATTGGGATCTTCTTCATCATGGTTCCTATGAGTCTTTCAAAAGTAGATGGCTTAGGAAATCTATTATCTGAACTGCCGCAATCTCACTTAGATTTCACTGGAATTGGTTATCAGCAGATCTTTCAGTACTTCCTGCTGTTTGCACTTGGGATGGTCGTTTCGCAAGATATTTGGCAGCGTGTGTTTACTGCAAAGTCTAGTAAAATTGCAAGAAATGGTTCAATCTTTGCAGGCGTGTATAGCTTTGCTTATGCGATTGCGGGAAGCATCATTGGAATGTGTGCGTTTCTTGTGTTGCCAGCATTAGATAATCCGCAAAACACGTTTGCAGAGATGGCTCTCACTATTCTGCCAACAGGAATCTTAGGTCTCGTATTGGCTAGTGTATGTTCTGCTTTAATGTCCACAGCTTCTGGATCGTTGCTTGCATCTTCAACATTGATTACGAACGACATTTTAAAGCAATATTTTTTAAAGAATCCTTCCGATAAACAAATGATAAGAGCATCTAGAATCACGACACTCTTGATCGGGTTAATTGCGATTACTTTTTCCATATGGATTCAGGATGTTCTCGTAGCACTTGATGTGGCTTACGCGATTCTCTCTGGAGCGATATTTATCCCGCTTGTTATGACGTTCTTTTGGAAACGTGCAACACCTAGTTCTGGGTTTTATGCCATCTTAATTTCAACCATTGTTGTTTTGGCTGGTTTATTTTTCGAAGGACTAACAGCTACAAATCCAATTCTTTACGGAATGTCTGCAGGGCTGATAAGTATAGTGGGAATCTCTCTATTCACTGCCTCTCCTTCTGAGTTTGATACACCATTTGATGAGGATGCAGAAGACGAAGACGTTGAAGAAGAGAGAAAACAAGCGTAAAAGAGCAAAATCATTGCCGTTTTGAGTTTCATAAGTTGGCCCAACTTAAACCATGCAGGGTATTATATCCATTAATTCCGGAAACTTTCGGGTTAATTCCGGAAATATTGGATTTATTCCCGCGAGATCGGACTATAATCCCGCGAGTTTTGGTTATAATTTCCGCGAGTCGGTATCACCGGAGCTCAATTCACGCAAAATAAAAAAGTCTTCCACTCAGGAAGGCTTTTTATTTTACTTCAAGAGCAAATGCATACTGTGCATCTCCATCAGAAACATCTTTTTCTTTTTCAGACATCCACCAAACACTATAACCGTATATGTAAGTTCCTTCTTCTAAAGGGGCTTTAAAGTGGTTATTGTTCATTTTTACTTTAGTTTCCTGATTATCTTTAAACTGTGAAATATGAACCTCGTTTGGTTTACGGCTGAAATTCAATTCAACAGAGATCTCTTCTCCAGGTTTTACCTGTATAGGCTCTTCCCCGCTTACAAGATCAACAGGACCAGCTGTATCTGCACACACAGCTGAGGAATTTGATTTCCAGCAATAAGATCCAAGTTTCGTTTCGTATTTTTTATCTCCAATGTGAACAAAAGCAGCCGGTGGTTGTTTTCCTGTCATACTAGTTGTATTGCCATCTGAACAACCTGCCAATATTATGACCATCACCCACCTTAAAAAAGCTGTAAATCTTTTCATGTAATTGCCTCCTTTTTTATACAGTCGATAAATGAGGAAGCAAAGTTACCATTGCCTGTTATTTACCACCAATACCTAGAGATAAGAGTAATAATCCAAATATGGAGATAACGGCCATTAATAAAATAACAAACAATCCGAAAAATTTAGCTTTTCCACTTTCCTTTTTTACAATGGCTACAATACTGAGAATTACCCCAATAAAATAGAGCATTATGCCGCCGAATAGAAAAATCGCTACCTGCTGTGCGACTTGATCACGAACAATAAAAGGCCAAGCTGTTACTACAATACCTGCTATACAAAACCATAAAGATAAACGACCAAAACGTAATTTCAATTCCCTGGCACACTCCTGTTCAAGTTCTTCTAAAGAAGTTCATTAACCATTGTTGCCATTTTTATATAAAAAATCAACTGTGATGCTTTATATTCGTTTTTAAATTAAAAGTCTATTGAAAAAGTAATGGAGATTAATGAGACAAAGCAAAAATCAAACCTACAAATTAAGAAAGATCAATAAAGGACCATTGAAACAAACTAGCGTCCCTAAAGAAACGTTTATGTTTTCCATTCCCTCCTCTTATGTACTTGCGGCTCGTAGAAAAACAATAAATAAAGAGAAGAGAACTAAAAAAACGGCTTTTTACTTTGCATCTAATAACTTCTCAAGCCGCTCGATTTTTTTCGTCAAATCTTCAATCTGCTCCTGCATTTTTTCTGTTTCTTGATCTTTTTCATAGTCATCTTTTTGAGAAATATAATCATCCTGAACATCCTGGTTCAGTTGAATGACAGCACCTATTGTTGCTAGACCATCCCCTACAACGGTTAATATACCGCCAATTATTCCGAGTATTGTACCTGTGTTATCAGGGGGTTGGTATTGAAAGCCGTTTGAAGGATCAGAATCAGAAGATGAAGTCATGGAATAATTTTGCGGCACAACAAACGGGTTTCTGTTCTTT is from Fictibacillus sp. b24 and encodes:
- a CDS encoding sodium:solute symporter, with protein sequence MQTLDTVIILLYFAVLIGAGIIGSTKAKTSEDFTLAGRNLGMFMYLGCLSAVILGGAATIGTTKLGYQYGISGIWFVSMIGLGIILLGTIFIKKIDSLKVTTISELLGKRYKSETRLLSAIVAAIYTLMIAVTQVIGMGTIINVLLGWGITTSMLVGGGIVLFYTILGGMWSVTVTDIIQFVVMTIGIFFIMVPMSLSKVDGLGNLLSELPQSHLDFTGIGYQQIFQYFLLFALGMVVSQDIWQRVFTAKSSKIARNGSIFAGVYSFAYAIAGSIIGMCAFLVLPALDNPQNTFAEMALTILPTGILGLVLASVCSALMSTASGSLLASSTLITNDILKQYFLKNPSDKQMIRASRITTLLIGLIAITFSIWIQDVLVALDVAYAILSGAIFIPLVMTFFWKRATPSSGFYAILISTIVVLAGLFFEGLTATNPILYGMSAGLISIVGISLFTASPSEFDTPFDEDAEDEDVEEERKQA
- a CDS encoding aspartate aminotransferase family protein, yielding MSTNNWSNLVTEMPDLLAPSMAKDHPNLPVVKAEGCYYYGLDGKQYLDFTSGIATANTGHRHPKVVQAIKNAADHLMHGPSGVIMYESILKLSKELANVLPGNLDCFFFANSGTEAIEGALKLAKHVTKRPYVISFTGCFHGRSLGALSVTTSKSKYRKFLQPNGLAYQVPYADVKSAPDGVDPETYVIEKLERDFESLFNHQVTPEEVACMIVEPVLGEGGYIVPPSGWLKKIREICDEHGILLIFDEVQTGFGRTGEWFAAQTFGVTPDIMAIAKGIASGLPLSATVASKELMKQWPLGSHGTTFGGNPIACEAALATLEVLKEERLVENAKNMGAYAYEKLLKLKDDHPVIGSIRAVGLMIGIEIVDPNTRKPDGNALMTILDKCLEKGVLFYLCGNHGEVIRMIPPLTVSSEQIDHGLAILEESLYEYQAELSSQLSEQFQNA